One region of Anthonomus grandis grandis chromosome 22, icAntGran1.3, whole genome shotgun sequence genomic DNA includes:
- the LOC126748146 gene encoding MAP kinase-interacting serine/threonine-protein kinase 1, which yields MVEKIIEETETYDTADAGLQLSNNSNSSIVGRGGGTCSGGNGSSGGNGSASDSGDQGEPLDPQARAREIARHKEEAKRKRRKKKRTGSSLVSSCFQDLYKMTGEILGEGAYASVQTCVNLYTDQEYAVKIIEKVPGHARARVFREVETFYYCQGHPNIIQLTEFFEDEEKFYLVFEKINGGQLLRRIQEYKNFSEAAAAEIIREVASALAFMHAKGIAHRDLKPENILCVYKDRLCPVKICDFDLGSGIRFQASVASPLATPQLLTPVGSAEFMAPEVVEAFIGDSDTQAYDKRCDLWSLGVIAYILLSGYPPFYGKCGEDCGWERGENCNACQDLLFHSIQDGHYDFPEAEWNQISMEAKDLIANLLIKDARKRLSAQQVLQHPWLKCASDVASLETPSIIKKNNSAKELSQFAESAMAVNRVFQQHFSMNLNYLPPEARPINTEGSSRPLHKTTCSSAILFGLSPPSESKLMQRRLKGRSLYLQPHPATNAISSPTC from the exons acgCCGGCTTACAATTAAGCAACAACTCGAACAGTAGCATCGTTGGACGCGGGGGTGGGACGTGCAGCGGGGGCAACGGCAGTAGCGGGGGCAACGGGAGCGCCTCGGACTCCGGAGACCAGGGCGAGCCCCTCGACCCTCAGGCCCGGGCCCGCGAAATCGCCCGCCACAAGGAGGAGGCCAAGAGGAAGCGCCGCAAAAAGAAGCGCACCGGCTCGTCCCTCGTCTCTtcttgtttccaag ATCTGTACAAGATGACGGGGGAAATATTAGGTGAAGGAGCGTACGCCAGCGTGCAGACCTGCGTAAACCTCTACACCGACCAAGAATATGCGGTGAAGATAATCGAAAAGGTACCAGGCCACGCACGCGCCCGCGTCTTCAGGGAAGTAGAGACTTTCTACTACTGCCAGGGCCATCCAAACATCATTCAGTTAACCGAGTTTTTCGAAGACgaggaaaaattttatttggtttttgagAAGATTAACGGAGGACAGTTGTTGAGGAGGATCCAGGAGTACAAGAATTTCAGCGAGGCGGCCGCCGCGGAAATAATCCGCGAGGTGGCGTCCGCGTTGGCGTTTATGCATGCCAAGGGCATCGCCCACAGGGACTTGAAGCCCGAGAATATCCTCTGCGTTTACAAGGATCGCCTTTGTCCAGTCAAAATCTGTGACTTTGACTTGGGATCGGGCATTCGGTTCCAGGCCAGCGTCGCAAGCCCTTTGGCTACCCCACAATTGTTAACGCCGGTGGGTAGTGCTGAATTCATGGCACCTGAG GTGGTTGAGGCATTCATTGGAGACTCAGACACCCAGGCTTACGATAAGCGATGTGACCTTTGGTCGCTCGGAGTAATAGCTTATATCTTGCTATCCGGTTATCCGCCATTTTATGGCAAATGTGGCGAGGATTGCGGCTGGGAAAGAGGCGAGAATTGTAATGCGTGCCAGGATTTGTTGTTCCACAGCATCCAAGACGGCCACTATGACTTTCCTGAGGCGGAATGGAATCAGATCTCCATGGAGGCGAAGGATTTGATCGCGAACTTGTTGATTAAGGACGCGAGGAAGAGACTCAGTGCCCAACAG GTACTTCAACATCCATGGCTAAAATGTGCTAGTGACGTGGCATCATTGGAAACGCCATCAATTATTAAGAAGAATAACTCGGCCAAGGAGCTGAGTCAGTTTGCCGAGTCCGCCATGGCAGTTAACAGGGTGTTTCAGCAACATTTCAGTATGAATCTGAATTATTTACCGCCAGAGGCAAGGCCCATTAATACG gaggGAAGTTCACGTCCACTTCATAAAACTACTTGTTCGTCCGCCATCTTGTTCGGTCTCAGTCCACCGAGCGAGAGCAAATTGATGCAACGTCGCTTAAAGGGACGCTCGCTGTACCTACAGCCACATCCTGCGACCAACGCCATCTCGAGCCCCACCTGCTAG